The DNA window GTGTCGGCGGTGGTCAGCACCGGGATCTGGTGGGTCGCCGAGAAGTGGGACGCGCCGCGCCAGTCGCAGGTGCCGTCGGCGCTGTCGGCCACCGCGATCGCGGTGCTGGCGGCCGCCGTGGTGTGGCTGGTGTTCCGGGCGCGCTGGCCCCGCTGGGCGACGCCGGTGGCGTGGGCGCTGCCCGGCGTGATCAGCACCGTGTGGCTCTCGTTCGCGCTGGCGGGCAGCTCATTCTACCTCGGCGGGGCGAGCTGGGACCAGGTTTCCCGCCTGCAGTACCTGACCAGGACGGCCGACACCGCGGCGCTCGCGGACCTGAACTACGCGAGCCTTCCGCCGTTCTACCCGGCAGGCTGGTTCTGGCTCGGCGGCCGGTTCGCGAACCTGACCGGCCTGGAGGGCTGGCAGGCGTACCAGCCGTGGGCGGTGCTGACCAACGCGGTCGCGGTCGCCGTCGCGTTCGTGTTGTGGAGCGTGCTCGTGCGACGCCGGTTCGCGCTGCTGATCGCGGTCGCCACCGCGATCGCGGGCATCCGCGGCGGCGACTTCGAGCCGTACTCGTGGACGCTGATCGCCACCCTGCCCGCGGTCGCGGTGCTCGCGCACCGGGTGTTCACCGACGCCGCCGCGAACCGGCGCACGAGTTACGCCTCGATCGCGCTGATCGGGGTGTTCCTCGGCTGCGCGGGCGCGATCTACACGCTCATCTTCGTCTTCGCGCTGCTGCTGTTGCTGGTGCTCGCGTTGTACGTGGCGCTGGCGCACCGCGAACGCACGCTCGCGATGGCGTGGCGGCTGGTGCGGGCGCTGCTGCTCGTCGGCGCGATCGCGCTTCCCCTCGTCCTGCTGGTGTGGGCGCCGTACCTGGTCGCGATGCTGCGCGACTCGCCCGCGGTCAGCACCGCGCTGCGGTTCCTGCCCGCCGAAGGCGCGGTCTTCCCGTTGCCCATGTTCGAATTCACCCTGACCGGACTGGTCTGCCTGGTCGGCACCGCCTGGCTCGTGTGGCGCTACCGGACGGACCCGCACGCGCGAGTGCTCGCGGTCGTCGTGCTCACCGGCTACGGCTGGTACGCCGCGTCGAACGTCGCACTCGCGACGCATCGCACGTTGCTGTCGTTCCGCATCGAGCCGGTCATCGTTGTCGCACTGGTCACCGCGGCCTGCCTCGCGGTGCGCGACGGGCTCGCCCGGCTCTCCCCCGGCGAACCGCGCATCCGGGCACTGGCCGCGGTCGCGGTGTTCGGTTCGGTGCTCGCCCTCACCCAGACCGCGAAAGCCGAGCAATATCCCGAAAAGAGCCTCGACGAAGCACTGGGCGACTACGACCTGTCCGGCACGAACGCCTACGGCCACGCCGATCCGGGCAAACCCGGCCACTGGAACGGCGCGCTCGTCGACGCGATCGCGCGCCTCACCGGCCGCCCCGCGCACGATCTCGTGGTCGCCACCACGACGCAGCAGCTCCTCGTTTTCCGGCCGTACCACGGATTCCAGGCCGCGTACTCCGGCTGGGCCAACCCGCTCGCCGATTTCGCGGGCCGCGACGCCGAACTCCGGAACTGGGCTAAGATCGGCGATCCCGGCGCGCTCGTACGCGCGATGGAACACAGCCGGTTCACCGCGCCGGACGTGTTCGTGTTCACCAGGGAGGGCACCGACTACCGGCTGCGCACCACGCACGACGCCTTCCCGAAGACCGAAAACGTCGGCGAGGAAGTGCTGAAGTTCCCGATGGCCGCGTTTTCACCGTCGCGTTTCACGCGGGCCGACGTCGGGCCGTTCACCGTGCTCGCGCGAAATGCTCAGTAATCCGACACGAGATCCGACGGGCGCATCGTCAGCGCGTACGGCTGCTCGATTTCCGCGATTTCGTCGTCGAACACCTCGCCCACCGCGGAATAGGCGTCGCCGTCGAGCCGGAACCAGCTCATGCTCGGCGCCTTCGGGTCGATCACCCAGTAGTGCGGGCAGCCGGCGCGCGCGAGCGTGGCCGGTTTGAGGTACCGGTCGATATGCCTGCTGGACGGGGAAACCACCTCGACCGCGAGCACCGGAACGCCCACCAGCGCGCGCTCGGTGAAGTCCGCCCGCCTGCCGATCACCACGTCCGGGATGAGCACCGTGTGCTCGTCGAGCACGACGTCCACCGGCGCGGGGAGCACCTCGCACTCGGCGGGGCAACCTGGGGTGAGCGCCGCGAGCACGCGCGCGACCACCCGTTGGTGCAGCGGACGCGGTGACGGGCTCACCAGAAGGGTCCCGTCCACCAGTTCGTATCGTCGCCGTTCATCGGTGATCGACTCCAGGTCCCGACGGGTGAGACGGTCTCCGTGTGCGAACGCCGGGACTGTCTCCATCGTGCCCCCACATCGGCAAGGTGAGAATCGATCAGGATCAGGGTAGTCGTGCACAGCCCGCAGCGCGAACGGCGCCCAGCGCACGGACACGCACGGGCGGCCCATACCGGGGTGAAGAATTCCGCGCGCGTGGTCACCGGCTGTGAATTCGACGGCGGACAATCGCACGAACAGAGCAGGGAAAGCCGCGTTTATCCGGCCATTGGAGTGATGATCGAGAATTCCCGAACACGCCATTCGTCGTAATCCGGATCGACACTCCGGCACAACCTCGGGGACACCCGATGGCGCAACGGCGGAATTATCCTGGTGTGGTGACCCAGACCAGGGTAACCACTTTGTACCGCATGGCCGATGTCGGACCGGGTGAACTCCACCGCCTCGTGGTGGACAGGGCACGCGACGAGCGCGAGTTCCAAGAAGTCGAAATCGGTGCCGCGCCGGGACTTCTCGTCGCGGGGCAGACCGACGAGCGCGACGTCGAATGGGTGCGGGCGATCCGCGCGCTCACCGGGGTCGACCTCGCCTTCTCCACCTCGACGTCGTCGGCCGCGCTGTTCCTCCGCGTCGACGACGCCACCTACGCGCTGACCTACGGGCACGGCTGGCACTTCCTGCGCGACGACCTGATCGACCACCAGTTCGCGCTGCGGGTGGCGGTGCGCACGGTCAACCCCGACGAAATCAGGGACATCACGCGCTGGGCGCTGTCCGCGAAGGCCCGCGTGGACCGGAACCTGGTGCCCGCGCGGCAGGGCTTCTGGGAGTTCGGGCTGCGTGAGCACGCCGAAATCATCCGGCAGCTCAACGGAAGGGCGCGCCTGCACCTGCTCGGCGGGCTCACGCACGTCCGCGAACGCGGCGACCGCAAGCTCCAGCTGAGCCTGGACTGCGGGCAGTCGCTGAAGGTCCCGCTCGCGGTCGACCGGGCACACCTGGTCGGCGATCTGCGCGCGCTGAGCGCGATCGAACGCGACCAGCCGCCGCACGACCAGCTCGCGCCGCTGCTGTGGGTGCGGCGCGTGCCGAGCCGGACGCCGCGCCGCGCGGAACTGGACGGCGCGGTCGCCGAGTTGCTGGCCGAGCCCGATCCGGCGCGCGGGGAAATCGGCGTCGCCTATCCGGCGCGCTACTACGAGGGCCCCGACATCCACTACTACACAGGCCGGGTGGCCGGTACGCGGCTGCGTACCGAGGAGTTGACCTGCGACCACCTCGCCGAGCCGTTGGCCGCGCTCCCCCGGGACGAATGGCATCGCGCGCTGTCCGCGGGGCGCATCGAAGGACGGCGTGAAGACGACGAGGAGCTCGGCGGCGAACTGCCCGCGTTGCACTGGCTCGCCGCGGAAATCGCCGAAGACGACGCGCGGTACATCCTCATCGACGGCGACTGGTACCGCATCGGCGACGAGTACCTCCAGCACGTCAGGAAGGTCAGCCGCACCGCGTTCGAACGGCCGCTGCCGTGGCGCCTCCCCGCGTGGAACGACGCGCCCCGCAACGCGAAGACGGGCAAGGTGCACGAGGAGGACTACAACCGGTACGTGGCGCGGACGCTGCCCGGTTTCCTTTGCCTGGACCGGAAACTGGTGCCGGGCCGCACGCATCCCAGCGGGTTCGAAGCGTGCGATCTGCTCGGCCCCGCGAACGAACTGGTGCACGTCAAGAAGACCAGCGGGCGCACCGGGTCGTCACCGCTGAGCCACCTGTTCGCCCAGGGCCTCGTTTCGATGGAGAGCCTCACCGACCCGGAGACGTGGCACCGGTTCCGCGGCCTGGTCGCGCGGCAGAGCGAGGAGCGCGCGCGGAACCTCGGGACGCGGCCGCATTCGGTCGTCTACGCCATCCACCGGACCGACAAGCCGCTCACCCCGGACACGCTGTTCACCTTCGCCCGCTCCGCGCTCGCGTCGGCGTGCGTCACCTCGACCGCGAACGGGATCCCGGTTTCGGTCGCGATCATCCCGTAGGCTGCGACCGATTCCTTTCGGCCTGCGACGGGGTCTGCACGGACATGACCGACATCGACTTCACCCGTGACACCGAGCAGTATCGGCGCGAGCTGCTCGCGCACTGCTATCGCATGCTCGGCTCGATCGCCGACGCCGAGGACCTCGTGCAGGAAACGTACCTGCGGGCATGGCGGTCGTACGACCGGTTCGAGGGCCGTTCGTCCTTGCGCTCGTGGCTGTACCGGATCGCGACCAACGCCTGCCTGACCGCGCTCGGGCACCACAGCAGGCGCGTGCTGCCGTCGGGGCTCTGCGGCCCGTCGAGCGATCCGGACGCCCCACCGGATCTCGCGGGCGACGAGGTTTCCTGGGTGCAGCCGATCCCGGACGCGTTGCTGGATCCCGCGGCCGTGGTGACCGCGCGCGAAGGGCTGCGGCTGGCGCTCATCGCGAGCCTGCAGTACCTGCCGCCGAAGCAGCGCGCGGTGCTGATCCTGCGCGACGTGCTCGCGTTCCCCGCCGCCGAGGTCGCCGAAGTGCTGGAAACGAGCGTCGCGGCGGTCAAGAGCACGCTGCAGCGCGCCCGCGCCCGGCTCGACGAGGTCCGCCCCGCCGCGGACGATCTCGTCGAACCCGCCGAGCCGGAGCTGCGCGCGCTGCTGGATTCCTACATCGCGGCGTTCGTGAACTCCGATGCCGCGCTGCTCGAAAAGATCCTGCGCTCGGACGCGACGCTGGAAGCCGTCCCGGCGCGAACCTGGTACTCGGGGATGGAAACCTGCCTGCCTTATCTGGTGCGGCACGCGTTCCGGGATCCGGGCGACTGGGCGATGGTGCCGGTGCGCGCGAACGGGCAGGCGGCGGCGGTGTCGTACGAACGCGGTGCCGACGGCGTGCACCGGGCGTGGGGCGTGCTCGTGCTCACCGCGGGCGAAGGCGGGATCGCGCGCGTGCACGCGTTCGCCGATCCGGGGCTGGTCGGGAGGTTCGGCTTCCCCGAGATCTGGCCGCGGTGAGGTCGAGGGGCGCGGGTCGTGGACACCATGCTGGTGCGGGTCCTCGTGGACCGGTGGGTGGCTCCGTTTCAGTCCGGAGGGCACCTCCGGATGGCGCGGCGGGTCGCCGACATCGGAGGGTGCCTCCGGATCGATTGGGCGAGTCCTCCAGATCGGAGGGTGCCTCCGGGGCGACTGGCGGAGGCCGCCTCCGTATCAAGCGCCCGACCGACGGAGGGCACCTCCGCTTCAAGCGCCGACTGACGGAGGATGCCTCCGCTTCAAGTACTGACCAGCGAAGGGGGCCTCCGCAACACAAATGGAGGGAGCCTCCGGGGCGAGAGCGGAGGGGCGCCTTCGATTCGATCACCGGAGGACACCTCCGCTTCCCCAGCGGAGGGCGCCTCCGCTCCCATGCCGGAGGCCGCCTCCGATTCGGTACTGGAGGCCACCTCCGCTTCGGCGCCTAGCGGAGGCCGCCTCCGGTGACCGCTAGGCGGGGTAAGGCGTTTTCGCGCGCGCTTCGCGAAGCGCTTCCGCCCACCACAGCAGCTGCGTCGTCAGCACGTGTAGCGCCTTTTCCGCGGCGGCGTCGGGGTAATCGGTGTCAGCGTCGGCGAGCGGACCCCACGGATTGTGCAGGCTCACCGTTTCACGGATCGTCACGGTGTGCAGCTCCGCGAAGACCGGTCGAAGCGCTTCGACCGCGCGGAGCCCGCCCGCCATTCCGCCGTAGGAAACGAATCCCACCGGCTTGGCCCTCCATTGTGGACCGACGGCGTCGATCGCGGTCTTCAACGGGCCGGGGAAGCTGTGGTTGTACTCCGGCGTCACCACGATCACCCCGTCGGCACGGCCGATCGTCTCGGCAAAGCCCTCGACGTCGGGATGGTGGATCATCGTCGACGGGAACGTGTGGCCGTCGAGGTCGATCAGCATCGGTTCCAGCGGTTCGCCAGCCAGCCGTTCGGCGACCCACCTGCCGACGCCGTCGCCGATCCTGCCCTCGCGGACGCTCCCGATGATCACGGCGATTTTGGGCAGTACGCTCATTTTCCAGTCCTTCCGGTTGTCTTTTCCCGAGCGGGAACACGAAGCAGCCACGCCGTCACGGCGACCGCGGCCACCGACAACCCGGCCAGCACCACGAACGCCCAGCCGAATTCGAGCGCGCGGGACAGCGGGATCACCACCAGCGCGCCACCGACCGCCCCGCCGATCCGCATGCCGATGTTCATCAGCACGGTCGCGTCGCCGAGGTCGTCCGGCGAGACCCTCGTGTAGGCGACGACCGACGCGGGCATCATCGACAGCCCGAGCCCGACGCCGCGCGCGAACAGCAGCGCCTGCACCAGGAACAGCGACGGCGCGCCACCGAACCACAGGAACGGCAGCGTGCTCAGCAGCACCAGGCCCGTCCCGGCCAGCGCGATCCGCGCGCCGCCGTACCGGTCGGTCAGCCGTCCGGCCACGATCATCACCAGCGACGTGCCGAGACCGAGCGGCACCAGCAGCAGCCCCGTCGACGCCGCGCCGTGCCCGAGCCTGATCTGCAGCCACAGCGGCAGCAGCACGATCGCGCCGTACATCGCCGCCGAACTGAGCAACACGCTGCCCAACGCCAGCGAAATCGCCCGCACCCGGAACAGGCGCAGTGCCAGCACCGGGTTCGGCACGCGGCGCGAACGCCGGACGAACACCGCGCCCAGCACCAGGCTCAGCGCGAGCAGCGCCCAGTGCAGCGGCGCCGATCCGGTGTGCACGCCACCGAGTTCGGTCAGCGCGTACACGAGCAGCGGCACGCTGATCGTGGCGAGTGCCAGTCCCCGGTGATCGAGCCGCGCCGTCGCGCCGCGCTCGCCCGGCGGCACGAGCCGGAGCCCGAGCAGCACGGTGACCAGCCCGATCGGCAGGTTCACCCAGAACAGCGACGGCCACGCGAAGTGCGCCAGCAGCAGGCCGCCGAGACTCGGCCCGACGAGCGGCGCGGCACCGACCACGATGCCGAGCGTGCCCATCAGCCTGCCCATCCTGGCCGGGCCGACCACGATGCCGATCACCGTCTGTCCACTCGCGACCATCACACCGCCCGCGACCGCCTGCAGCACCCGCGCCGCGATGAGCGCGGGCAACGTCGGCGACAGCGCGCACGCCGCGGACAGCACCAGGAACGCGACGAGCGAAAGCAGCCACAGCCGCCCCGCGCCGAACCTGCGCACGAGCCACGGCGTCACCGGCAGTGCCGCCGAAAGGCCGAGCAGGTAGCCCGTGACGACCCACTGGACGCCGTCGAGCGTGGCGCCGAGGTCGTGCCGCATCGTTTCCAGGCCGATCGAGACGATCGGGCCGTCCATGTTCGCGACGAACCCGCCCAGCGCGATGACCGCCGAGGCGTACCAGGCGGAACGCGGGATCGGTTCGAGGCTGCTCTTCGTGCTCACCTGAGCTACGCTAAAACTGAAACCTTGGTTGAAGTCAACTGTGAAGCAGGACACGGAAGGAGTCCGGATGAGCGCGCCAGCCGTGATGCCGTCCATCGGGGTGCAGGAACTGGCGGACCGCAGCGGGGTCGCCCCGTCCGCGATCCGCTTCTACGACCGCAACGGGCTCATCCACGCCGAGCGCACGAGCGGGAACCAGCGGCGGTTCCACGAAACCACCGCGTGCGTCATCAAGGTCATCCGGGTCGCGCAGCGCGTCGGGTTGTCCGTCGCCGAAATCCGAGAGCTCACCGATCGGCTCCCGCCGCCGGAGCGGATCGGGCTGGACGACTGGTTCCGCTTCCGCTCCGCGCTCGAAGAAGAGGTCCACCGCCGCATCGCCGAGCTGAACAGCGCGCTGGACGACCTCACCGGCGACACCAAGCTCTGCGAGGTCCCCCCGGCCTGACCTCAGGGGCGCGCGATCCAGACGACGTCGGGTTCGCCGCGCGGCACCGGGATTTCGAGCACCCGCACCTCGCTGAACCGCGCGCGCAGCCGGCGCGTGAAGGCATCGCTCGCCTCCGCGCTCCACACCGCGAGCACGCCACCCGGCCGCAACCGCGCGGCGACCATGTCGAGACCCGCCGCCGAGTAGAGCGCGGCGTTGCCTTCCGTGACAGTCCACTGTGGACCGTTGTCGATATCGAGGCACATCGCGTCAAAACGCTCATCGGTACTGTCCAACCAAGACACCAGATCGGCTTCGACCACGGTCACCCTGCCGTCGGACAACGCGTCGCCGTGCACCTCGCGCAGCGGCCCCGTCCGGTTCCACTCCACCACCGCGGGCTCGCGCTCGACCACGAAGATGTCGCCGACGCCGTCGTGATCCAGCGCCGCCCGGAGCGAAAACCCGACGCCGAGCCCGCCGATGAGCATGCGCGCGCGGCCGGGAACCGAATCCGCGGCCACCGAAACCAGCAGCCGCTCGGATTCGCCGTTGCGGGTGTCCATCAGGAACACGCCGTTCGCGATCACTTCGAAATCGGCAGTCTCGGGATCAACACGGACCTTGCGCAGCACGAGTTCGCCGCACACGCCTCGGACCCTCTCCAACACCTCGCTCACGGGTGCCACGATAGTCACGTCGTCGCGAACAGCCCGAGCGTGCGGTCTGCGCGGATGCCGTCGAGCTCGTCGCGCCAGATGGCGTAGAACCCGGCCTCCTCCTTCGTGCGCAGTTCCACCCCGTCCGCGGCGGCGATCTCCGGTGACTCCCTGACCGCGCTTTCCAGCACGTCCTTCGCGCCGGACCCGTCGCCGAACTGCTCCTTGCCCCGGCGCAGGATCTCCTCGGGGACCCAGCCTTCGAAGGCGTCGCGGAGGAGCTTCTTCTCCTCGATCCCCGGCCCGGTCATCTTGTGCTCCGGCGGGATCGACAGCGCCAGCTCGATCACGTCGCGGTCGAGGAACGGCACGCGCGCCTCCATGCCGTACGCCATCGTGGTGCGGTCGCAGCGCTGGAGGTTGAGGTGGTGCAGCTCGCCGACCGTGCGCACCAGCTCGGCCTGCAGCGCATCCGGATCGGTGAACGGCGCTTCGTGGTAGTAGGAGTATCCGGCGAACAGTTCGTCGGCGCCTTCACCGGTCAGCACGGCGTGCACGCGCTTCGACGCGTACTGCGCGAGCAGCATGTTCGGCACGGCGCTGCGCACCAGCGACGGGTCGTAGTGCTCGATCGCGCGCACGGCCTTCGGCAGCGCGGCGATCGCGTCCTCCCGTGTCATCACGATTTCGTGGTGCTCGGTCCCGAGGAATTCGGCGACCACCCTGGCCGCGGCCAGGTCCGAGCTGCCCGGCGCGCCGACCGCGAAGGTCGGCAACGGCTGGTCGTGCCGCTTCGCGTATTCGGCGGCGACGGCGGCCACGATCGCGGAATCGAGCCCGCCGGAGAGGAACACGCCGATCCCGACGTCGCTCATCATGCGGTTCTCCACCGCGCTCACGATCGTCTCGCGCACCGATTTGAGCAGGCTTTCGTCCCACACGCCCGCTTCCTCGGCACGCCGTGCGGGGCGCACACGCGCGGGAATGGCGTCGGCGAACCGCACCAGCCCCGAAGCCGGGCTCCAGCAGCAGCCCGGCGGGAAGCTCTCCACCAGCGGCCGGTCCGCTTCGTCGAACGCGCGCAGTTCGCTGGCGAAGAGCGTCACGTCGTCGCGGCGCGCCCAGTAAAGCGGTTTCACGCCGAGCGAATCCCGCGCGACGAGGAATTCGCCCTCGGCCGTCATGAACGCGAGCGCGAACATGCCGCGCAGCCGCGCCAGCCCAACGGGCCCGTCGACGATCAGCGCGTGCAACGCGGCTTCGCTGTCGGATCCGGTCTCGAACAGCTCGTGCCCCAGGTCCTCCCTGATGTGGCGGTGGTTGTAGATCTCCCCGTTGGCCACCAGGTAGGTGGTCCCGTCCACATCGCTCAGCGGCTGCGCGCCACCACCGACGTCCATAATGGACAGACGCTGGTGGCCGAGCCACACGTTCCCCCGCTGGATCTCTCCGGTGTCGTCGGGGCCCCGGTGCTTGATCCGGCCCAACATTTCACGGCACATCTGGACATCGACTTCGCCGACCGCGGCAACGATTCCACACACAGTGCGTGGCACCTCCTGAGGTTGCCGACCGATTCTAGTTGGCACAGCGCGGAATTGCCGTCTATGTGACGTGTCCCGCTGTCTTTCACGCCAGTCCGGCAAGCTTGTACAGGACGAGACTGCCCGCCACGGCGACGTTGAGGCTCGATCCCGAACCGACCATCGGGATCTCCACCGCGACGTCGAGCAGATCGAGCGCCTCGGGCGGGATACCGCTCTGCTCGTGCCCGAGCACCGCGATCGTCCTGCCGCGCGCGGCGCCGAGATCGGCCAGCCGGACGGCTTCGTCCGCCAGCTCGACGCCCACGACCGCGGTGCCGTCCGCGCGCTCGCGGGCGAGCCAGCCGAGCGGATCGTTCACCCAGTGGACGCAGGCGGGGCGACGCAGCGTGTTGCCCCGGCGCAGCGCCTCCGGCACCCAGGGGAACCGGGGCACCGCGAGGCAGGCGCCGACCGCGTCGCAGGTGCGCAGGAGCGTGCCGAGGTTCGCGCCGTGCAGCGGCCAGAGCGGGGCCGCGAACAGGTGCCCCCAGCAGGGGTGGGATCGGCGCCGGCGCGCCGACTTCAGCTCGTTCCGGGTGCGCGCCCGGATCGCGGGGCTCACCGGCGTCGAGGCGCTGGGCCTCCCGGGGAAAGGATCATGATCGGCGCACTTCGCGGCGTGCGCTGGCCATCGACGGGAACGGCCAGTGTAGCGGGTGAGTGCGCCGTCACGTGGGCATCCTCACGCGATATCGGGATGACAAACCGGGGGCGTATCGGTTGAACTGGATGCTGGACAGCTGCGCGAGGGCGCTGGGGCCTTGCCGACTGTCTAGTTTTTTGCCGACCCGCTTTATCGATTCAGAATACTTCCCGAGAGGAGTACCGTGCCCATCGCGCTGCTCGCGCTGGCCATCGGCGCCTTCGGTATCGGCACCACCGAGTTCGTCATGATGGGCGTGCTGCCGCAAGCCGCCACCGACTTCGGCGTCGACATCCCGACCGCCGGCCACCTGATCTCCGGCTACGCGCTCGGCGTCGTCGTCGGCGCTCCGCTGCTCACCGCGGCCGCTGTCCGGCTGCCGCGCAAGACCATGCTGCTGGCGATGATGGCCCTGTTCACCGTCGGCAACGCCCTGTTCGCGCTCGCGCCGAACCAGGGGTTCGGCGTGCTGTTCCGGTTCGTCGCCGGGCTCCCGCACGGCGCGTTCTTCGGCGCTGGTGCTGTCGTCGCGTCCGGGCTCGTCGACAAGGGCAACCGCGCGAAGGCCGTGTCGATGATGTTCCTCGGGCTGACGCTGGCCAACGTGGTCGGCGTGCCGCTCGGGACCCTGCTGGGCCAGCAGGTCGGCTGGCGCGCGACGTTCGCCGTGGTCGCCGCCATCGGGCTGGTGGCGATCGCCGCCATCGCGAAGCTCGTGCCGCACCAGGGCAAGCCCGCCGATCCGTCGCTGCGCGGCGAGCTGGGCGCGTTCAAGCGCCCGCAGGTGTGGCTCGCGCTCGCGATCGTCACCTTCGGGCTCGGCGGCGTGTTCGCCTGCCTGTCCTACATCGCGCCGATGCTCACCGACGTCGCCGGGTACTCGCCGTCACAGGTCACGCTGCTGCTGTCGCTCGCGGGCGTCGGTATGACGATCGGGAACCTCCTCGGCGGCAGGCTCGCGGACAAGGCGCTGATGCCCAGCCTGTACGTCGCGCTGCTCAGCCTCGCCGCGGTGCTCGGCGTCTTCACGGTCACCGCGCAGGGGAAGGTCAGCGCCGCCATCACGATCTTCTTCGTGGGCGTCGCCGGGTTCATGATCGGCCCGATGCTGCAGGCCAGGATCATGGAGAAGGCCGGCGGCACGCCGTCGCTGGTGTCCGCGGCCGTGCAGTCGGCGTTCAACATCGCCAACTCGATCGGCGCCTACCTCGGCGGGCTCGTCATCGCGGGCGGGCTCGGGCTGGTCGCGCCGAACTGGATCGGCGCGCTGCTCGCCGTGTTCGGGCTCAGCCTGGCCGCGGTGTCCGGCGGCCTCGACCGCAAGGCCGCGAAGCGCCCGGTACTGGCCGAAGCCTGACCTCGCGGGACCGGCCGCCACCCCCGCGGCGGCCGGTCCCCTTCGACGACGTTTAGCCCGCTAACTGCACTCCAGGCCCCTCCCGGCCCGCAGGGTCCCCGGCGACGTTTAGCCCGCTAAACGCACTTCGGAGGCCTCCCGTCGCTCGGGGGCCTCTGAGTGCGTTTAGCCCGCTAAATGCAGCTGGGGGCCTAGGTGAGCGGGCCGCCGGAGATGGTGAAGGCGATGAAGAGGATCAGCACGCCCAGCCCCGCGTAGCTCAGCGCGTCGACGGGTTTGCCCCTGATCGCGAGCAGCCCGGCCTGCGAGTCCGCGAGCACCACCCGCAGCACGGCGGCCACCAGCAGCGCGCCGCCGATGATGAGCACGCCCTGCCGCCAGTGATAGAGCCAGATCCGCCAGCCCGCGATCGCGACCAGCGCCAGCACGATGCCGAACGGCAGGTGCGTCAGGTACGGCTTCCGCCCGCGCGGCGTGACGGGCATGCTCACGAGGCGGACCGCTCCGCGGCTTCGACGACGTTGCTGACCAGCATCGCCCTGGTCATCGGCCCGACCCCGCCCGGGTTCGGCGCCACGAACCCGGCGACCTCGCGCACGCCGGGGTCCACGTCGCCGGTCAGCTTGCCGTCGACCCGGGAGACGCCGACGTCGAGCACGGCGGCGCCGGGTTTGACCATGTCCGAGGTGATGAGCCCCGGCGAACCCGCGGCGGCCACCACGATGTCCGCGCGCCGCACCTCGGCGGCGAGATCGCGGGTGCCGGTGTGGCACAGCGTCACGGTGGCGTTCTCGCTGCGCCGCGTGAGCAGCAGCCCGAGCGTCCTGCCGACAGTGATCCCCCTGCCGACGACGGCGACCTGCGCCCCGGCCAGCGGTACCTCGTAGCGGCGCAGCAGCTCGACGATGCCGAGCGGCGTGCACGGCAGCGGCGCCCGCTCACCGAGCACGAGCCTGCCGAGGCTCACCGGAGCGAGCCCGTCGGCGTCCTTCTCCGGGGCGATGCGTTCGAGCACGCGGCCGGCGTCGAGGTGCTTCGGCAGCGGCAGCTGGACGATGTAGCCGTGGCAGGCGGGGTCGGCGTTGAGCTCGGCGACCACCGCTTCAAGCTTTTCTTGGGTGATGTCCGCGGGCAGATCGCGCCGGATCGAGTTCACCCCGACCTTGGCGCTGTCGGCGTGCTTCATCTTCACGTAGGAGTGCGAGCCGGGGTCGTCGCCGACCAGCACGGTCGCGAGCCCGGGGGTGATCCCCCGCTCGGCGAGCGCGGCCACCCGCGGCCCCAGCTCCGCGAAGATGGCGTCCTTCGTTGCCTTGCCGTCGAGAATCGTCGCCGTCACGGCCCCCATTCTGGCAAAGCTCCGTGCTCACGCCTTCCGTGGGCGGGTGCTGATCGCGGCGATCCCGACGGCGGCGAGCGCGAGGCAGGTGCCGCCGAGGGTGGCGGTGGCGAGCTTCGCCGGATGCGCGGGCGCGATCAGGTCGATCAGCACCG is part of the Amycolatopsis sp. CA-230715 genome and encodes:
- a CDS encoding Uma2 family endonuclease, with the translated sequence MDGTLLVSPSPRPLHQRVVARVLAALTPGCPAECEVLPAPVDVVLDEHTVLIPDVVIGRRADFTERALVGVPVLAVEVVSPSSRHIDRYLKPATLARAGCPHYWVIDPKAPSMSWFRLDGDAYSAVGEVFDDEIAEIEQPYALTMRPSDLVSDY
- a CDS encoding arabinofuranosyltransferase, whose translation is MLDRARQKPAVIEVSAERPTAAVRELLPAVVVSAVVSTGIWWVAEKWDAPRQSQVPSALSATAIAVLAAAVVWLVFRARWPRWATPVAWALPGVISTVWLSFALAGSSFYLGGASWDQVSRLQYLTRTADTAALADLNYASLPPFYPAGWFWLGGRFANLTGLEGWQAYQPWAVLTNAVAVAVAFVLWSVLVRRRFALLIAVATAIAGIRGGDFEPYSWTLIATLPAVAVLAHRVFTDAAANRRTSYASIALIGVFLGCAGAIYTLIFVFALLLLLVLALYVALAHRERTLAMAWRLVRALLLVGAIALPLVLLVWAPYLVAMLRDSPAVSTALRFLPAEGAVFPLPMFEFTLTGLVCLVGTAWLVWRYRTDPHARVLAVVVLTGYGWYAASNVALATHRTLLSFRIEPVIVVALVTAACLAVRDGLARLSPGEPRIRALAAVAVFGSVLALTQTAKAEQYPEKSLDEALGDYDLSGTNAYGHADPGKPGHWNGALVDAIARLTGRPAHDLVVATTTQQLLVFRPYHGFQAAYSGWANPLADFAGRDAELRNWAKIGDPGALVRAMEHSRFTAPDVFVFTREGTDYRLRTTHDAFPKTENVGEEVLKFPMAAFSPSRFTRADVGPFTVLARNAQ
- a CDS encoding NADPH-dependent FMN reductase is translated as MSVLPKIAVIIGSVREGRIGDGVGRWVAERLAGEPLEPMLIDLDGHTFPSTMIHHPDVEGFAETIGRADGVIVVTPEYNHSFPGPLKTAIDAVGPQWRAKPVGFVSYGGMAGGLRAVEALRPVFAELHTVTIRETVSLHNPWGPLADADTDYPDAAAEKALHVLTTQLLWWAEALREARAKTPYPA
- a CDS encoding sigma-70 family RNA polymerase sigma factor, which codes for MTDIDFTRDTEQYRRELLAHCYRMLGSIADAEDLVQETYLRAWRSYDRFEGRSSLRSWLYRIATNACLTALGHHSRRVLPSGLCGPSSDPDAPPDLAGDEVSWVQPIPDALLDPAAVVTAREGLRLALIASLQYLPPKQRAVLILRDVLAFPAAEVAEVLETSVAAVKSTLQRARARLDEVRPAADDLVEPAEPELRALLDSYIAAFVNSDAALLEKILRSDATLEAVPARTWYSGMETCLPYLVRHAFRDPGDWAMVPVRANGQAAAVSYERGADGVHRAWGVLVLTAGEGGIARVHAFADPGLVGRFGFPEIWPR
- a CDS encoding DUF6119 family protein — translated: MTQTRVTTLYRMADVGPGELHRLVVDRARDEREFQEVEIGAAPGLLVAGQTDERDVEWVRAIRALTGVDLAFSTSTSSAALFLRVDDATYALTYGHGWHFLRDDLIDHQFALRVAVRTVNPDEIRDITRWALSAKARVDRNLVPARQGFWEFGLREHAEIIRQLNGRARLHLLGGLTHVRERGDRKLQLSLDCGQSLKVPLAVDRAHLVGDLRALSAIERDQPPHDQLAPLLWVRRVPSRTPRRAELDGAVAELLAEPDPARGEIGVAYPARYYEGPDIHYYTGRVAGTRLRTEELTCDHLAEPLAALPRDEWHRALSAGRIEGRREDDEELGGELPALHWLAAEIAEDDARYILIDGDWYRIGDEYLQHVRKVSRTAFERPLPWRLPAWNDAPRNAKTGKVHEEDYNRYVARTLPGFLCLDRKLVPGRTHPSGFEACDLLGPANELVHVKKTSGRTGSSPLSHLFAQGLVSMESLTDPETWHRFRGLVARQSEERARNLGTRPHSVVYAIHRTDKPLTPDTLFTFARSALASACVTSTANGIPVSVAIIP